In Simkaniaceae bacterium, the following proteins share a genomic window:
- a CDS encoding transposase, with product TKLISENQAIAVESLNVKGMQKNHKLAKSIADSSWGDFFRKLKYKAEWYERELLEIDRWFPSSKRCSCCGHIYNGLSLSDRIWECPSCKKTLDRDINAAKNILTVGLAGLAFGESGRLGNNNLLQSCSL from the coding sequence CGACAAAGCTAATAAGCGAAAACCAAGCAATAGCAGTTGAAAGTCTTAATGTTAAAGGCATGCAGAAGAACCACAAATTAGCTAAATCAATAGCTGATTCAAGTTGGGGAGATTTCTTTAGAAAGCTTAAGTACAAAGCAGAATGGTACGAACGAGAGCTTTTAGAAATTGACCGTTGGTTTCCGTCTTCTAAAAGATGCAGTTGCTGTGGACATATCTATAATGGATTAAGCTTAAGTGATAGAATCTGGGAGTGTCCTTCTTGTAAGAAAACGCTCGATAGGGATATCAATGCAGCTAAGAATATTTTAACCGTCGGGCTGGCGGGGTTAGCCTTTGGAGAGAGCGGAAGACTCGGCAACAATAATTTGTTGCAAAGCTGTTCTCTGTGA